From a region of the Castanea sativa cultivar Marrone di Chiusa Pesio chromosome 10, ASM4071231v1 genome:
- the LOC142613525 gene encoding protein indeterminate-domain 12-like, whose protein sequence is MFPAAMSNSTSLSEEASVSSGTRVQDFGGLNPMVSTISPQQTQKIKKKRSLPGNPDPDAEVIALSPKTLLATNRFVCEICNKGFQRDQNLQLHRRGHNLPWKLKQRNSKEIRKRAYVCPEPSCVHHHPSRALGDLTGIKKHFCRKHGEKKWKCEKCSKIYAVQSDWKAHSKTCGTREYRCDCGTLFSRKDSFITHRAFCDALAEESARLSANQLATGSTNPTIVQTLFPFQTQQQFTTPPQTHMSLHPWDPRPPQQNPNPNSIIINNNNPSQNPLLLHQIKPEEQLEPHHFHIPQTYFHNHNNNHNHNHHHKALINSPFQTISNPATSAHLSATALLQKAATVGLAPTANVAQQAQSVGHMISSAEFGTPSHHHHHHHQIQMDPAVSHMISSSSNDQYNIADQFTSRNLATWHNTDRLTRDFLGLTDIAAGNGNVTTNTTATNTTNTGHGHGHGPGHVNVSINVKNMLAYTDGVGFPHQQQQQHYNERDHTSMLNMKSQGFGLADPSSETWGDC, encoded by the exons ATGTTTCCTGCAGCTATGTCCAATTCAACTTCTTTGTCTGAAGAAGCCAGTGTTTCTTCTGGTACTAGAGTTCAAGACTTTGGTGgcttaaatccaatggtttcAACTATTTCTCCACAACAAACACAGAAGAtcaagaaaaagagaagcctaccTGGAAACCCAG ACCCAGATGCTGAAGTGATTGCATTATCCCCAAAGACCTTACTAGCCACCAACAGATTTGTATGTGAGATCTGCAACAAGGGGTTTCAAAGGGATCAAAACCTTCAACTTCACAGGAGAGGCCATAACCTTCCTTGGAAGCTAAAGCAAAGAAACAGCAAAGAGATAAGAAAAAGAGCCTATGTTTGCCCTGAGCCTTCATGTGTTCACCACCATCCTTCAAGGGCTCTTGGTGATCTTACAGGAATTAAGAAACACTTTTGTAGGAAACACGGCGAGAAGAAGTGGAAGTGTGAGAAATGCTCAAAGATCTATGCCGTTCAATCAGATTGGAAGGCTCACTCTAAAACCTGTGGGACAAGAGAATATAGATGTGACTGTGGAACCCTCTTCTCCAG GAAGGACAGCTTCATAACCCATAGAGCATTCTGCGATGCATTGGCTGAAGAGAGTGCAAGACTATCAGCAAATCAATTAGCCACAGGCAGCACAAACCCAACAATAGTCCAAActctttttccctttcaaacCCAACAACAGTTCACAACcccaccacaaacccacatgTCCCTCCATCCCTGGGACCCACGACCACCCCaacaaaaccctaaccctaatagtattattattaataataataatccctCACAAAACCCACTACTGCTTCATCAAATCAAGCCTGAAGAACAACTTGAACCTCACCATTTCCACATCCCACAAACTTACTtccacaaccacaacaacaaccacaaccacaaccaccaccacaaggCTTTGATAAACTCACCCTTCCAAACCATCTCAAACCCTGCCACGTCAGCGCACCTCTCAGCCACTGCACTTCTCCAAAAGGCTGCAACCGTTGGGTTAGCCCCAACAGCCAATGTAGCCCAACAGGCTCAGTCAGTGGGTCACATGATATCTTCAGCTGAGTTTGGAACACCGagtcaccatcatcatcatcatcatcaaattcaaaTGGACCCGGCAGTGAGTCACATGATATCTTCCTCTTCCAACGATCAGTACAACATCGCTGATCAGTTCACGTCACGAAACCTAGCCACGTGGCACAACACTGACCGTTTGACAAGGGATTTTCTGGGTCTCACAGATATTGCTGCTGGCAATGGCAATGTTACTACAAATACTACAGCTACAAATACAACAAATACTGGACatggacacggacacggacccGGACATGTTAACGTTAGCATTAACGTGAAAAATATGCTAGCGTACACTGATGGCGTAGGGTTCCcgcaccaacaacaacaacaacattatAATGAGCGTGACCACACGTCGATGTTGAACATGAAGTCCCAAGGTTTTGGATTGGCTGACCCTTCCTCGGAAACATGGGGGGACTGTTAG